A genome region from Arachis duranensis cultivar V14167 chromosome 8, aradu.V14167.gnm2.J7QH, whole genome shotgun sequence includes the following:
- the LOC107462424 gene encoding uncharacterized protein LOC107462424 isoform X1, with protein MESILARALEYTLKYWLKSFSREQFKLQGRTLSLSNLDIDGDALHSSLALPPALNVSTAKVAKLDIMLPSVSNVQVEPIIVQIDRLDLVLEENSDFDASVSSNNSATSSAATSKGSGYGFADKISDGMTIQIHTVNLLLETRGGGGARRKVGATWAPPMASITIHNLSLYTTNESWQVVNLKEAREFSSNKKYIYVFKKLEWESLSIDLLPHPDMFADAALGFSEEGSNLRDDDGAKRVFFGGERFIEGISGEAYITVQRTDLNSPLGLEVQLHINEAVCPALSEPGLRALLRFMTGLYVCLNRGDVDLKTQQQRSTEAAGRSLVSIVVDHIFLCIKDTEFQLELLLQSLFFSRASLSEGENDNNLTKITIGGIILRDIYSSPQCTLVQPSMQAVTKDAFHVPEFARSFCPPIYPLGEQQWQVIEGIPLICLHALQVMPSPLPPSFASQTVIDCQPLMVHLQEETCLRISSFLADGIVVSPGDILPDFSIKSFIFSLKGLDLTVPLDNIETDISKIYMDNNTVQTSFTGARLHIENLFFSDSPSLKLRMLNLEKDPACFSLWEGQPIDASQKKWTARASQLTLSLEACNDKIKLQNYLGQTGGLLRCVDLKDACIEVAMATADGSPLLHIPPSGGIVRVGVACGQYLSNTSVEQLFFVLDVYGYFGRVSEKIAMVGKRKQLEDIRDKSFSGKLMDKVPSDTAVSLTVKDLQLRFLESSVNVEGMPLVQFIGDDLFINAAHKTLGGAIVVSSTLRWESVQIDCVDAEGHLPCENGSFLSPSENVPSPSDNGYPHLRAVFWVDKNKKHPMNGNAHSIPFLDISMVHVIPLFEQDMESHSLNVSASVSSVRLGGGMNYAEALLHRFGILGPDGGPGTGLSKGLENLQKGPLSKLFKTTPLMVDNSEDAESMRQGEETSFPHLKKPDDVDVTIELRDWLFALEGADQMAEQWWFSSLEVVDREERCWHTTFRGLRVNAKSSPKKVLDGKAQLRRIKQNPIELVTVGIEGLRILKPHIQKGNPPSMLIANGDKENSNTIEGVGLEVRLILCEDNPDDIVNWEVEDIKFAVKQPIEAAVTKDELQHLTLLCKSEIDSIGRITAGVLRLLKLEGSVGQAVIDQLGNLGSEGIDKIFSSEKVTRDGSVVGNRGHSPLPSGVNEGPHKTMEETLTQLEEVVVESQAKLSELITHVGTLDSSSTQHRTIVKLSQKIETMQGLLMQLRNQL; from the exons ATGGAGTCAATACTAGCTCGTGCTCTAGAGTACACACTCAAGTATTGGCTCAAATCCTTCTCCAGAGAGCAGTTCAAGCTTCAAGGCCGCACTCTAAGTCTCTCCAATTTAGATATCGATGGTGATGCCTTGCATTCCAGCTTGGCCTTGCCACCTGCGCTTAACGTTTCCACCGCTAAAGTTGCCAAATTGGACATCATG ctTCCTTCCGTGAGTAATGTGCAAGTAGAGCCGATCATTGTGCAAATTGATCGGCTTGATCTAGTTCTGGAGGAGAATTCTGATTTTGATGCATCTGTTAGTAGTAACAACAG TGCCACTTCATCGGCTGCCACCTCGAAGGGTAGTGGTTATGGTTTTGCTGATAAG ATTTCTGATGGCATGACTATACAAATTCACACAGTTAATCTATTACTTGAAACTCGTGGTGGTGGGGGGGCGCGTCGAAAAGTGGGAGCAACATG GGCACCACCAATGGCATCTATCACAATACATAACCTTTCGCTGTATACCACAAATGAAAGCTGGCAG GTTGTAAATCTTAAGGAAGCACGGGAATTCTCCAGTaacaagaaatatatatatgtctTCAAA aAACTAGAATGGGAATCTTTGTCTATTGATCTTTTGCCTCATCCTGACATGTTCGCGGATGCTGCATTAGGCTTCTCTGAAGAGGGATCAAACCTGAGAGATGATGATGGTGCAAAGCGAGTATTCTTTGGAGGAGAGCGTTTTATTGAAGGAATATCAGGAGAAGCATAT ATAACAGTTCAGAGAACTGACTTGAACAGTCCACTTGGGCTTGAGGTTCAGTTGCACATCAATGAAGCTGTTTGCCCTGCACTAAGTGAACCTG GCCTACGCGCACTTCTCCGCTTTATGACAGGATTATATGTCTGTCTAAACAGGGGCGATGTTGATTTAAAGACTCAGCAG CAGCGATCAACTGAAGCTGCTGGGCGTTCTCTGGTCTCGATTGTTGTAGATCATATATTTCTTTGCATTAAAGATACTG AATTCCAGCTTGAGCTTTTGCTGCAGTCCCTCTTTTTCTCTCGG GCCAGTCTTTCTGAAGGAGAGAATGACAATAACTTGACCAAGATTACAATTGGTGGAATAATTTTAAG GGACATCTATTCATCTCCGCAGTGTACACTAGTGCAACCATCGATGCAAGCTGTCACAAAAGATGCTTTCCATGTGCCTGAATTTG CTAGAAGCTTTTGCCCTCCAATATACCCTCTAGGAGAACAGCAGTGGCAAGTGATTGAGGGAATCCCTCTAATATGCCTCCATGCACTTCAAGTCATGCCTTCACCACTTCCACCATCCTTTGCTTCTCAGACAGTTATTGATTGTCAGCCTCTTATG GTTCATCTTCAGGAGGAAACATGCCTGAGGATATCCTCATTCTTAGCTGATGGTATTGTTGTCAGTCCTGGTGACATTCTACCGGACTTCtcaataaaatcttttattttcagtCTCAAGGGGCTTGACCTTACAGTTCCACTAGACAACATTGAAACTGATATTTCTAAAATCTACATGGATAATAATACAGTTCAGACCTCCTTCACTGGAGCAAGACTCCATAttgaaaaccttttcttttctgaTTCACCCTCATTGAAACTAAGAATGCTGAACCTTGAAAAGGATCCTGCTTGTTTTAGTCTTTGGGAAGGTCAACCGATCGATGCTAGCCAGAAGAAGTGGACTGCCAGAGCATCGCAGCTTACTTTGTCCCTGGAGGCATGTAATGACAAAATCAAACTTCAAAATTACCTTGGACAAACTGGAGGACTGTTGAGATGTGTTGATCTCAAAGATGCTTGCATTGAAGTAGCTATGGCAACTGCTGATGGCAGTCCACTGTTACATATTCCTCCTTCAGGGGGTATTGTCAGGGTTGGAGTTGCTTGTGGCCAGTATCTATCCAACACTTCTGTTGAACAATTATTTTTTGTCCTGGACGTCTATGGTTATTTTGGGCGAGTTAGTGAGAAAATAGCTATGGTTGGGAAAAGGAAACAATTAGAGGACATTAGAGACAAGTCTTTTAGTGGAAAGCTGATGGACAAGGTTCCCAGTGATACTGCTGTGAGTTTAACAGTAAAGGACCTCCAACTTAGATTTCTAGAGTCTTCGGTGAATGTTGAGGGAATGCCTTTAGTACAGTTTATCGGAGATGATCTATTCATTAATGCCGCCCATAAAACCCTTGGAGGGGCTATTGTTGTTTCATCTACTTTACGGTGGGAGAGTGTCCAGATAGATTGTGTGGATGCTGAGGGGCACTTACCATGTGAAAATGGATCATTCTTGAGTCCTAGCGAAAATGTTCCCTCACCAAGTGATAATGGATATCCTCATCTAAGAGCTGTTTTTTGGGTAGATAAGAATAAGAAACATCCAATGAATGGAAATGCTCATTCAATCCCTTTTCTAGACATCAGTATGGTTCATGTCATTCCACTATTCGAGCAAGATATGGAGTCTCATAGTTTAAATGTGTCAGCTTCTGTTTCTAGTGTTCGACTTGGTGGAGGAATGAACTATGCTGAAGCCCTCCTGCATAGATTTGGAATACTTGGACCTGATGGAGGCCCTGGGACAGGCCTTTCAAAAGGGTTGGAAAACTTACAAAAAGGACCCTTATCAAAACTTTTTAAGACAACACCTCTCATGGTTGATAATTCAGAAGATG CTGAAAGTATGAGACAAGGGGAGGAAACCAGTTTTCCACACCTGAAGAAGCCAGATGACGTGGATGTAACTATAGAATTGAGAGACTGGTTATTTGCTCTTGAAGGTGCAGATCAGATGGCTGAACAGTGGTGGTTCTCCAGTCTTGAGGTTGTAGACAGAGAAGAGAGGTGTTGGCACACAACTTTCCGTGGTTTACGAGTAAATGCAAAAAGTAGCCCAAAGAAGGTTCTAGATGGCAAAGCACAATTGCGGCGGATAAAACAAAATCCAATAGAGCTTGTTACG GTAGGAATTGAAGGGCTACGAATATTAAAGCCTCATATCCAAAAGGGCAATCCTCCATCAATGTTAATTGCAAACGGGGATAAAGAAAATAGTAACACAATTGAGGGAGTTGGTCTTGAAGTTCGCTTGATATTATGTGAGGACAACCCTGATGACATAGTGAATTGGGAAGTGGAAGACATAAAGTTCGCTGTTAAACAACCG ATTGAAGCAGCAGTAACCAAGGATGAGCTTCAGCACCTCACTTTGCTGTGCAAATCTGAAATTGATTCGATTGGCCGAATCACTGCTGGAGTTTTGCGGCTGCTTAAGCTGGAAGGTTCTGTTGGTCAGGCTGTAATAGATCAACTTGGTAATCTAG GAAGCGAGGGCATTGACAAGATTTTCTCTTCTGAAAAGGTTACCAGAGATGGTAGTGTTGTTGGTAATAGAGGACATTCTCCCTTACCAAGCGGGGTTAATGAAGGACCACACAAAACCATGGAAGAGACATTAACTCAGCTTGAGGAAGTGGTTGTAGAGTCACAGGCTAAACTCAGTGAACTAATCACTCATGTTGGTACTTTGGACTCTTCTTCCACTCAGCACCGTACCATTGTCAAACTAAGTCAAAAGATTGAGACCATGCAGGGCCTATTGATGCAGTTGAGGAATCAACTTTAA
- the LOC107462424 gene encoding uncharacterized protein LOC107462424 isoform X2: MESILARALEYTLKYWLKSFSREQFKLQGRTLSLSNLDIDGDALHSSLALPPALNVSTAKVAKLDIMLPSVSNVQVEPIIVQIDRLDLVLEENSDFDASVSSNNSATSSAATSKGSGYGFADKISDGMTIQIHTVNLLLETRGGGGARRKVGATWAPPMASITIHNLSLYTTNESWQVVNLKEAREFSSNKKYIYVFKKLEWESLSIDLLPHPDMFADAALGFSEEGSNLRDDDGAKRVFFGGERFIEGISGEAYITVQRTDLNSPLGLEVQLHINEAVCPALSEPGLRALLRFMTGLYVCLNRGDVDLKTQQRSTEAAGRSLVSIVVDHIFLCIKDTEFQLELLLQSLFFSRASLSEGENDNNLTKITIGGIILRDIYSSPQCTLVQPSMQAVTKDAFHVPEFARSFCPPIYPLGEQQWQVIEGIPLICLHALQVMPSPLPPSFASQTVIDCQPLMVHLQEETCLRISSFLADGIVVSPGDILPDFSIKSFIFSLKGLDLTVPLDNIETDISKIYMDNNTVQTSFTGARLHIENLFFSDSPSLKLRMLNLEKDPACFSLWEGQPIDASQKKWTARASQLTLSLEACNDKIKLQNYLGQTGGLLRCVDLKDACIEVAMATADGSPLLHIPPSGGIVRVGVACGQYLSNTSVEQLFFVLDVYGYFGRVSEKIAMVGKRKQLEDIRDKSFSGKLMDKVPSDTAVSLTVKDLQLRFLESSVNVEGMPLVQFIGDDLFINAAHKTLGGAIVVSSTLRWESVQIDCVDAEGHLPCENGSFLSPSENVPSPSDNGYPHLRAVFWVDKNKKHPMNGNAHSIPFLDISMVHVIPLFEQDMESHSLNVSASVSSVRLGGGMNYAEALLHRFGILGPDGGPGTGLSKGLENLQKGPLSKLFKTTPLMVDNSEDAESMRQGEETSFPHLKKPDDVDVTIELRDWLFALEGADQMAEQWWFSSLEVVDREERCWHTTFRGLRVNAKSSPKKVLDGKAQLRRIKQNPIELVTVGIEGLRILKPHIQKGNPPSMLIANGDKENSNTIEGVGLEVRLILCEDNPDDIVNWEVEDIKFAVKQPIEAAVTKDELQHLTLLCKSEIDSIGRITAGVLRLLKLEGSVGQAVIDQLGNLGSEGIDKIFSSEKVTRDGSVVGNRGHSPLPSGVNEGPHKTMEETLTQLEEVVVESQAKLSELITHVGTLDSSSTQHRTIVKLSQKIETMQGLLMQLRNQL, encoded by the exons ATGGAGTCAATACTAGCTCGTGCTCTAGAGTACACACTCAAGTATTGGCTCAAATCCTTCTCCAGAGAGCAGTTCAAGCTTCAAGGCCGCACTCTAAGTCTCTCCAATTTAGATATCGATGGTGATGCCTTGCATTCCAGCTTGGCCTTGCCACCTGCGCTTAACGTTTCCACCGCTAAAGTTGCCAAATTGGACATCATG ctTCCTTCCGTGAGTAATGTGCAAGTAGAGCCGATCATTGTGCAAATTGATCGGCTTGATCTAGTTCTGGAGGAGAATTCTGATTTTGATGCATCTGTTAGTAGTAACAACAG TGCCACTTCATCGGCTGCCACCTCGAAGGGTAGTGGTTATGGTTTTGCTGATAAG ATTTCTGATGGCATGACTATACAAATTCACACAGTTAATCTATTACTTGAAACTCGTGGTGGTGGGGGGGCGCGTCGAAAAGTGGGAGCAACATG GGCACCACCAATGGCATCTATCACAATACATAACCTTTCGCTGTATACCACAAATGAAAGCTGGCAG GTTGTAAATCTTAAGGAAGCACGGGAATTCTCCAGTaacaagaaatatatatatgtctTCAAA aAACTAGAATGGGAATCTTTGTCTATTGATCTTTTGCCTCATCCTGACATGTTCGCGGATGCTGCATTAGGCTTCTCTGAAGAGGGATCAAACCTGAGAGATGATGATGGTGCAAAGCGAGTATTCTTTGGAGGAGAGCGTTTTATTGAAGGAATATCAGGAGAAGCATAT ATAACAGTTCAGAGAACTGACTTGAACAGTCCACTTGGGCTTGAGGTTCAGTTGCACATCAATGAAGCTGTTTGCCCTGCACTAAGTGAACCTG GCCTACGCGCACTTCTCCGCTTTATGACAGGATTATATGTCTGTCTAAACAGGGGCGATGTTGATTTAAAGACTCAGCAG CGATCAACTGAAGCTGCTGGGCGTTCTCTGGTCTCGATTGTTGTAGATCATATATTTCTTTGCATTAAAGATACTG AATTCCAGCTTGAGCTTTTGCTGCAGTCCCTCTTTTTCTCTCGG GCCAGTCTTTCTGAAGGAGAGAATGACAATAACTTGACCAAGATTACAATTGGTGGAATAATTTTAAG GGACATCTATTCATCTCCGCAGTGTACACTAGTGCAACCATCGATGCAAGCTGTCACAAAAGATGCTTTCCATGTGCCTGAATTTG CTAGAAGCTTTTGCCCTCCAATATACCCTCTAGGAGAACAGCAGTGGCAAGTGATTGAGGGAATCCCTCTAATATGCCTCCATGCACTTCAAGTCATGCCTTCACCACTTCCACCATCCTTTGCTTCTCAGACAGTTATTGATTGTCAGCCTCTTATG GTTCATCTTCAGGAGGAAACATGCCTGAGGATATCCTCATTCTTAGCTGATGGTATTGTTGTCAGTCCTGGTGACATTCTACCGGACTTCtcaataaaatcttttattttcagtCTCAAGGGGCTTGACCTTACAGTTCCACTAGACAACATTGAAACTGATATTTCTAAAATCTACATGGATAATAATACAGTTCAGACCTCCTTCACTGGAGCAAGACTCCATAttgaaaaccttttcttttctgaTTCACCCTCATTGAAACTAAGAATGCTGAACCTTGAAAAGGATCCTGCTTGTTTTAGTCTTTGGGAAGGTCAACCGATCGATGCTAGCCAGAAGAAGTGGACTGCCAGAGCATCGCAGCTTACTTTGTCCCTGGAGGCATGTAATGACAAAATCAAACTTCAAAATTACCTTGGACAAACTGGAGGACTGTTGAGATGTGTTGATCTCAAAGATGCTTGCATTGAAGTAGCTATGGCAACTGCTGATGGCAGTCCACTGTTACATATTCCTCCTTCAGGGGGTATTGTCAGGGTTGGAGTTGCTTGTGGCCAGTATCTATCCAACACTTCTGTTGAACAATTATTTTTTGTCCTGGACGTCTATGGTTATTTTGGGCGAGTTAGTGAGAAAATAGCTATGGTTGGGAAAAGGAAACAATTAGAGGACATTAGAGACAAGTCTTTTAGTGGAAAGCTGATGGACAAGGTTCCCAGTGATACTGCTGTGAGTTTAACAGTAAAGGACCTCCAACTTAGATTTCTAGAGTCTTCGGTGAATGTTGAGGGAATGCCTTTAGTACAGTTTATCGGAGATGATCTATTCATTAATGCCGCCCATAAAACCCTTGGAGGGGCTATTGTTGTTTCATCTACTTTACGGTGGGAGAGTGTCCAGATAGATTGTGTGGATGCTGAGGGGCACTTACCATGTGAAAATGGATCATTCTTGAGTCCTAGCGAAAATGTTCCCTCACCAAGTGATAATGGATATCCTCATCTAAGAGCTGTTTTTTGGGTAGATAAGAATAAGAAACATCCAATGAATGGAAATGCTCATTCAATCCCTTTTCTAGACATCAGTATGGTTCATGTCATTCCACTATTCGAGCAAGATATGGAGTCTCATAGTTTAAATGTGTCAGCTTCTGTTTCTAGTGTTCGACTTGGTGGAGGAATGAACTATGCTGAAGCCCTCCTGCATAGATTTGGAATACTTGGACCTGATGGAGGCCCTGGGACAGGCCTTTCAAAAGGGTTGGAAAACTTACAAAAAGGACCCTTATCAAAACTTTTTAAGACAACACCTCTCATGGTTGATAATTCAGAAGATG CTGAAAGTATGAGACAAGGGGAGGAAACCAGTTTTCCACACCTGAAGAAGCCAGATGACGTGGATGTAACTATAGAATTGAGAGACTGGTTATTTGCTCTTGAAGGTGCAGATCAGATGGCTGAACAGTGGTGGTTCTCCAGTCTTGAGGTTGTAGACAGAGAAGAGAGGTGTTGGCACACAACTTTCCGTGGTTTACGAGTAAATGCAAAAAGTAGCCCAAAGAAGGTTCTAGATGGCAAAGCACAATTGCGGCGGATAAAACAAAATCCAATAGAGCTTGTTACG GTAGGAATTGAAGGGCTACGAATATTAAAGCCTCATATCCAAAAGGGCAATCCTCCATCAATGTTAATTGCAAACGGGGATAAAGAAAATAGTAACACAATTGAGGGAGTTGGTCTTGAAGTTCGCTTGATATTATGTGAGGACAACCCTGATGACATAGTGAATTGGGAAGTGGAAGACATAAAGTTCGCTGTTAAACAACCG ATTGAAGCAGCAGTAACCAAGGATGAGCTTCAGCACCTCACTTTGCTGTGCAAATCTGAAATTGATTCGATTGGCCGAATCACTGCTGGAGTTTTGCGGCTGCTTAAGCTGGAAGGTTCTGTTGGTCAGGCTGTAATAGATCAACTTGGTAATCTAG GAAGCGAGGGCATTGACAAGATTTTCTCTTCTGAAAAGGTTACCAGAGATGGTAGTGTTGTTGGTAATAGAGGACATTCTCCCTTACCAAGCGGGGTTAATGAAGGACCACACAAAACCATGGAAGAGACATTAACTCAGCTTGAGGAAGTGGTTGTAGAGTCACAGGCTAAACTCAGTGAACTAATCACTCATGTTGGTACTTTGGACTCTTCTTCCACTCAGCACCGTACCATTGTCAAACTAAGTCAAAAGATTGAGACCATGCAGGGCCTATTGATGCAGTTGAGGAATCAACTTTAA